TGTCATGGTCGCGCTGGCCCTCGGCGCCGCCTATTGGGGCGGATGGCCCTTCGCCCTGTTCTGGCTCGCCGCCGGCATCGCGATCATGATCGAATGGACCGACATGACCAAGGTGGAGCCGCGGCGGAGCGTGCAGGCGGTTCTCGGCTTGGGGTTGGTGGCTCTGACGCTGCTGCTCCTCTCCGGCGGGAGCGTCGCGGCCGGAGGCGCGGTGGCGCTGGTCACGCTCGTCATCGGGGTTCTTCTCGCGAAGGGCCGGGAGGGCAGGCTCTGGGCTGCGTCCGGTTTCGTCTATGCGGCGGTCATCGTGCTCGTACCCCCGCTGGTGCGGGCCTATCCGGAGATCGGTCTGCTCGGACTGGTCTGGATGTTCGGGGTGGTGTGGGCGACCGATATTGCGGCCTATTTCACGGGGCGTACCCTGGGAGGGCCCAAGCTCTGCCCAGCCATCAGCCCGAAGAAAACCTGGTCGGGGTTCCTGGGCGGACTTTTTGCCGCAATCCTGGTCGGCTTCCTGGTCGTGTCCGTGGGCAAGCGCTTCGGCCTGGAGCACACCTTCGGCGCCTGGAGCACGATCGCGTTGTCGTCGGTCGCATCCGTCGCCAGCCAGATCGGGGACCTGGGAGAATCCGCACTCAAGCGCCATTGCGACATCAAAGATTCGAGCCATCTTATTCCTGGGCATGGCGGTGTGATGGACCGCCTCGACGGCTTCTGGGCCGTGTGCCTCATCGTCGGACTCGTCCTTCTCGCCGCGCA
This window of the Microvirga sp. TS319 genome carries:
- a CDS encoding phosphatidate cytidylyltransferase — translated: MAPKAPSSELRTRVLSAIVMVALALGAAYWGGWPFALFWLAAGIAIMIEWTDMTKVEPRRSVQAVLGLGLVALTLLLLSGGSVAAGGAVALVTLVIGVLLAKGREGRLWAASGFVYAAVIVLVPPLVRAYPEIGLLGLVWMFGVVWATDIAAYFTGRTLGGPKLCPAISPKKTWSGFLGGLFAAILVGFLVVSVGKRFGLEHTFGAWSTIALSSVASVASQIGDLGESALKRHCDIKDSSHLIPGHGGVMDRLDGFWAVCLIVGLVLLAAHGAA